CTAGAACGTTGATAGGTCAGATGTGGAAGTACAGTAATGTATTGAGCTAACTGATACTAATTGCCCGTGAGACTTGTCCCTATAACATTAGAGTTTTTAGAAATAATGCATAAAATTAAATATCTTAAATTTAAGATATTTAATTTTATGCCTGATGACAATAGCAAATTGGTACCACTCCTTTCCATCCCGAACAGGACAGTGAAACGATTTTGCGCCGATGATAGTGCTGAAACCAGTGTGAAAGTAGGTTATCGTCAGGATTTTTAAAGTTTTAAAAGCTCAAAATTTTGAGCTTTTAAAACTAAAATAAAAGACATATTATTTTTAAATATATAAAAAAGTAAAAATATTATGTATAATTATCCAATTATTAATACAGCTATTAAGGCTGCACGAAAAAGTGCTCTAATCATTAATAGAGGATCACTTGAATTAGAAAATCTTAGATTTGAAGAAAAAAAATACGAAAATTTTGTTTTTAATATTAACAAAGCATCCGAAAAAATTATTACTAAAATTTTATTTAATACTTATCCTTCTTATGCTTTTTTAATAAAAAAATCAAATTATTTAACTAATTTTGAAAATGAAAATATTTGGATAATAGATCCTCTTGATAATATCACAAATTTTTCTCATAATTTTCCTCAATATTGTATATCAATAGCCTTAAAGCAAAAAAAACAAATTACTCATTCAGTAATTTATGATCCAATTAGAAATGATTTATTTACTGCAATTAAAGGTTGTGGTGCCTATCTAAATGAAAAACGTATTCGTGTTAATAAAAGAAATAAAATTAATGACGCATTAATTGGTACTGATTTTTCATTTAAAAATAACATAAATTCCGAAGAATATGCAAAAATATTTCAAATAATTACTAAATGCAAAAATTTAAGAA
The sequence above is a segment of the Candidatus Profftella armatura genome. Coding sequences within it:
- a CDS encoding inositol monophosphatase family protein, which codes for MYNYPIINTAIKAARKSALIINRGSLELENLRFEEKKYENFVFNINKASEKIITKILFNTYPSYAFLIKKSNYLTNFENENIWIIDPLDNITNFSHNFPQYCISIALKQKKQITHSVIYDPIRNDLFTAIKGCGAYLNEKRIRVNKRNKINDALIGTDFSFKNNINSEEYAKIFQIITKCKNLRNIGTSSLNLAYVASGKLDGFFEKGLKPWNIAAGSLLIIESGGIISNFKGEKNYLYTGDIVAGNQKIFSQIISLINLNKN